Proteins encoded together in one Lathamus discolor isolate bLatDis1 chromosome 3, bLatDis1.hap1, whole genome shotgun sequence window:
- the SEC24C gene encoding protein transport protein Sec24C isoform X1 produces the protein MSVNQQAHTGPPYGQPQPGYQGYQQPAYGGQPLPGVPQLQYGAYNGPMPGYQQPAPPQGYFPSLGFPSKGSPVSLNSDTSSLAPNFIGSLRAPSTSGASLPSDHLTYSPFGQGDVQNGIPASAAPMQRPPASQPYLPGSASMPVTQTPTFQQYGPPPTSVQQLSKHMAGMTVGIIAASAPPPAGLGYGAPRPPTMPGPPLPGQTAAGPPASQPNHVFSPPPPSSVSGPQPGPLMSGLHGPPPPTHPPQPGYQMQQNGSFGQVRGPQPNCGAAYPGPPNYGRQPGPPPPPKRLDPDSIPSPQLNELPPQQKPRHRIDPDAIPSPIQVIEDDRNNCGSEPFVTGVRGQVPPLVTTDFLVKDQGNASPRYIRCTSYNIPCTSDMAKQSQVPLAAVIKPLATLRPEETLPYLVDHGESGPVRCNRCKAYMCPFMQFIEGGRRFQCCFCSCVTEVPPHYFQHLDHTGKRVDFCDRPELSLGSYEFLATVDYCKNNKFPSPPAFIFMIDVSYNAVKSGLVRLICEELKSLLDYLPREGNMEESAIRVGFVTYNKVLHFYNVKSSLAQPQMMVVSDVADMFVPLLDGFLVNVNESRTVIASLLDQIPEMFADTRETETVFAPVIQAGLEALKAAECAGKLFIFHTSLPIAEAPGKLKNRDDKKLINTDKEKTLFQPQTSFYNNLAKDCVTQGCCVDLFLFPNQYLDVATLGVVTYQTGGSIYKYAYFQLETDQDRFLNDLRRDVQKEVGFDAVMRVRTSTGIRATDFFGAFYMSNTTDVEMAGLDCDKTITVEFKHDDKLSEDSGALLQCALLYTSCAGQRRLRIHNLSLNCCTQLADLYRNCETDTLINYLAKYAYRGVLSSPVKTVRDALINQCAQILACYRKNCASPSSAGQLILPECMKLLPVYLNCVLKSDVLQPGLEVTTDDRAYIRQLVTSMDVAETNVFFYPRLLPLTKADVDSDSLPAAIRNSEERLSKGDIYLLENGLNIFVWVGVNVQQGLIQNLFGVSSFSQISNGLSTLPVLENPFSKKVRSIIDMLQMQRSRYMKLIIVKQEDKLEMLFKHFLVEDKSLSGGASYVDFLCHMHKEIRQLLS, from the exons ATGAGTGTAAACCAGCAAGCTCACACAGGGCCTCCGTATGGGCAACCTCAGCCTGGATATCAGGGATACCAGCAGCCTGCCTACGGAGGACAGCCATTGCCAGGGGTTCCTCAATTGCAGTATGGAGCTTATAATGGTCCGATGCCAGGATATCAACAGCCAGCCCCTCCACAAG GTTACTTTCCTTCCTTGGGGTTCCCTTCGAAGGGCTCTCCTGTTTCTCTCAACTCTGACACTTCTTCTCTTGCACCTAATTTCATAG GCTCATTAAGAGCCCCTTCAACATCTGGAGCATCTCTTCCTTCTGATCACCTGACATACAGTCCATTTGGACAGGGAGATGTGCAGAATGGGATTCCAGCCTCAGCAGCCCCGATGCAGAG GCCACCTGCTTCTCAGCCGTATCTGCCAGGCTCAGCATCCATGCCTGTCACCCAGACACCTACGTTCCAGCAATATGGTCCCCCCCCAACCAGTGTACAGCAGCTCAGCAAGCACATGGCAGGGATGACAGTTGGCATTATTGCAGCCTCTGCTCCTCCCCCAGCAGGACTAGGATATG GTGCCCCAAGGCCACCTACCATGCCAGGCCCACCACTGCCTGGGCAGACAGCTGCTGGACCACCAGCCTCCCAGCCTAATCATGTATTCTCACCACCACCTCCATCATCTGTGTCAGGGCCACAGCCTGGGCCTCTCATGAGTGGCCTCCATGGACCCCCTCCTCCAACTCATCCTCCTCAGCCAGGATACCAAATGCAGCAGAACG GTTCCTTTGGGCAGGTGAGGGGTCCTCAACCAAACTGTGGAGCAGCCTATCCAGGACCACCAAATTATGGAAGGCAACCTGGACCACCACCTCCACCCAAACGCTTGGATCCAGATTCCATTCCGAGCCCT caacttAATGAGCTGCCACCCCAGCAGAAACCCAGGCACAGAATAGACCCAGATGCAATTCCTAGTCCA ATTCAAGTGATTGAAGATGACAGAAATAACTGTGGGTCAGAACCATTTGTCACTGGAGTGAGAGGGCAGGTCCCACCTCTTGTTACTACAGATTTCTTGGTCAAGGATCAAg GTAACGCAAGCCCCCGCTACATAAGATGCACATCTTACAATATTCCCTGCACCTCAGATATGGCCAAACAGTCCCAAGTTCCTCTAGCTGCTGTCATAAAACCGCTGGCTACTCTACGCCCAGAGGAG ACCCTTCCTTATTTAGTAGATCATGGAGAATCCGGTCCTGTCCGATGTAATAGGTGCAAGGCTTACATGTGCCCTTTTATGCAATTCATTGAGGGTGGAAGGAGGTTCCAGTGttgtttctgcagctgtgtCACTGAGG TGCCACCTCACTACTTCCAGCATTTGGATCATACTGGAAAGCGAGTAGACTTCTGTGACCGACCTGAGTTATCATTGGGGTCTTACGAGTTTCTAGCAACAGTTGACTATTGCAAG AATAACAAGTTTCCCAGTCcacctgctttcattttcatgatCGATGTGTCTTACAATGCTGTAAAGAGTGGCTTAGTGAGACTAATATGTGAAGAATTAAAGTCGCTCCTAGATTACCTACCCAG GGAAGGCAACATGGAAGAGTCAGCCATTCGAGTGGGCTTTGTCACCTACAACAAAGTGTTACACTTCTACAATGTGAAAAGCTCCCTGGCACAGCCACAAATGATGGTTGTCTCAGATGTGGCAGATATGTTTGTGCCTCTCCTTGATGGTTTTCTGGTGAATGTGAACGAGTCCAGGACAGTTATTGCCAG TTTGCTGGATCAGATTCCAGAAATGTTTGCAGacacaagagaaacagaaactgtTTTTGCACCCGTGATTcaagcagggctggaggcaCTGAAG gcagctgagTGTGCTGGAAAGCTCTTCATTTTCCACACCTCTCTGCCCATCGCAGAGGCCCCAGGGAAGTTAAAGAACAGGGATGATAAGAAACTGATCAACACAGATAAGGAGAAG ACTTTGTTTCAGCCGCAGACAAGCTTTTACAACAACTTGGCCAAGGACTGTGTGACCCAGGGCTGCTGTGTGGATCTGTTCCTGTTTCCAAACCAGTATTTGGATGTGGCGACACTAGGTGTAGTCACTTACCAGACTGGAGGCTCCATTTATAAGTATGCATATTTCCAG CTGGAGACCGACCAGGATAGGTTCCTCAATGACTTGAGAAGAGATGTCCAGAAAGAAGTGGGATTTGATGCTGTAATGAGAGTGCGCACAAGCACAG gtatTCGAGCAACTGACTTCTTTGGAGCTTTCTATATGAGCAACACCACTGATGTAGAGATGGCAGGTTTGGACTGTGATAAAACAATCACAGTGGAATTCAAGCACGATGACAAACTGAGTGAAGACAGTGGTGCACTCCTTCAG TGTGCTCTGTTATATACAAGTTGTGCAGGACAGCGACGACTCCGCATTCACAACCTGTCCTTAAACTGCTGCACACAGCTTGCTGACCTCTATCGAAACTGTGAGACAGACACACTCATCAATTACTTGGCCAAATATG CATATCGTGGAGTTCTGAGTAGTCCAGTAAAGACTGTACGAGATGCACTGATCAACCAGTGTGCCCAGATCCTAGCTTGCTATAGAAAGAACTGCGCTAGTCCCTCTTCTGCTGGCCAG CTGATCCTTCCTGAATGCATGAAGCTGCTTCCTGTGTACTTGAATTGCGTGTTGAAGAGCGACGTCCTTCAGCCTGGTCTAGAGGTCACAACAGATGACCGAGCTTACATTCGTCAGTTAGTCACATCCATGGATGTGGctgaaacaaatgttttcttttatcctagGCTTTTGCCCCTG ACTAAAGCAGATGTTGACAGTGACTCCTTGCCAGCAGCAATCCGGAACTCAGAAGAACGTCTTTCCAAGGGTGACATATACCTGCTGGAGAATGGGCTGAACATCTTTGTGTGGGTGGGAGTCAATGTGCAACAAGGCTTGATCCAGAACCTCTTTGGAGTGTCATCCTTCAGTCAGATTAGCAATGGCTTG AGTACCCTGCCTGTCTTGGAAAATCCCTTTTCAAAGAAAGTACGATCTATTATTGACATGCTTCAAATGCAGAGATCCCGCTACATGAAG ttaaTAATTGTGAAGCAAGAAGATAAGCTGGAAATGCTGTTCAAACACTTCCTAGTGGAGGACAAGAGCCTGAGTGGGGGGGCTTCATATGTGGACTTCCTGTGTCACATGCACAAGGAGATTCGGCAACTACTGAGCTAG
- the SEC24C gene encoding protein transport protein Sec24C isoform X3 produces MSVNQQAHTGPPYGQPQPGYQGYQQPAYGGQPLPGVPQLQYGAYNGPMPGYQQPAPPQGSLRAPSTSGASLPSDHLTYSPFGQGDVQNGIPASAAPMQRPPASQPYLPGSASMPVTQTPTFQQYGPPPTSVQQLSKHMAGMTVGIIAASAPPPAGLGYGAPRPPTMPGPPLPGQTAAGPPASQPNHVFSPPPPSSVSGPQPGPLMSGLHGPPPPTHPPQPGYQMQQNGSFGQVRGPQPNCGAAYPGPPNYGRQPGPPPPPKRLDPDSIPSPQLNELPPQQKPRHRIDPDAIPSPIQVIEDDRNNCGSEPFVTGVRGQVPPLVTTDFLVKDQGNASPRYIRCTSYNIPCTSDMAKQSQVPLAAVIKPLATLRPEETLPYLVDHGESGPVRCNRCKAYMCPFMQFIEGGRRFQCCFCSCVTEVPPHYFQHLDHTGKRVDFCDRPELSLGSYEFLATVDYCKNNKFPSPPAFIFMIDVSYNAVKSGLVRLICEELKSLLDYLPREGNMEESAIRVGFVTYNKVLHFYNVKSSLAQPQMMVVSDVADMFVPLLDGFLVNVNESRTVIASLLDQIPEMFADTRETETVFAPVIQAGLEALKAAECAGKLFIFHTSLPIAEAPGKLKNRDDKKLINTDKEKTLFQPQTSFYNNLAKDCVTQGCCVDLFLFPNQYLDVATLGVVTYQTGGSIYKYAYFQLETDQDRFLNDLRRDVQKEVGFDAVMRVRTSTGIRATDFFGAFYMSNTTDVEMAGLDCDKTITVEFKHDDKLSEDSGALLQCALLYTSCAGQRRLRIHNLSLNCCTQLADLYRNCETDTLINYLAKYAYRGVLSSPVKTVRDALINQCAQILACYRKNCASPSSAGQLILPECMKLLPVYLNCVLKSDVLQPGLEVTTDDRAYIRQLVTSMDVAETNVFFYPRLLPLTKADVDSDSLPAAIRNSEERLSKGDIYLLENGLNIFVWVGVNVQQGLIQNLFGVSSFSQISNGLSTLPVLENPFSKKVRSIIDMLQMQRSRYMKLIIVKQEDKLEMLFKHFLVEDKSLSGGASYVDFLCHMHKEIRQLLS; encoded by the exons ATGAGTGTAAACCAGCAAGCTCACACAGGGCCTCCGTATGGGCAACCTCAGCCTGGATATCAGGGATACCAGCAGCCTGCCTACGGAGGACAGCCATTGCCAGGGGTTCCTCAATTGCAGTATGGAGCTTATAATGGTCCGATGCCAGGATATCAACAGCCAGCCCCTCCACAAG GCTCATTAAGAGCCCCTTCAACATCTGGAGCATCTCTTCCTTCTGATCACCTGACATACAGTCCATTTGGACAGGGAGATGTGCAGAATGGGATTCCAGCCTCAGCAGCCCCGATGCAGAG GCCACCTGCTTCTCAGCCGTATCTGCCAGGCTCAGCATCCATGCCTGTCACCCAGACACCTACGTTCCAGCAATATGGTCCCCCCCCAACCAGTGTACAGCAGCTCAGCAAGCACATGGCAGGGATGACAGTTGGCATTATTGCAGCCTCTGCTCCTCCCCCAGCAGGACTAGGATATG GTGCCCCAAGGCCACCTACCATGCCAGGCCCACCACTGCCTGGGCAGACAGCTGCTGGACCACCAGCCTCCCAGCCTAATCATGTATTCTCACCACCACCTCCATCATCTGTGTCAGGGCCACAGCCTGGGCCTCTCATGAGTGGCCTCCATGGACCCCCTCCTCCAACTCATCCTCCTCAGCCAGGATACCAAATGCAGCAGAACG GTTCCTTTGGGCAGGTGAGGGGTCCTCAACCAAACTGTGGAGCAGCCTATCCAGGACCACCAAATTATGGAAGGCAACCTGGACCACCACCTCCACCCAAACGCTTGGATCCAGATTCCATTCCGAGCCCT caacttAATGAGCTGCCACCCCAGCAGAAACCCAGGCACAGAATAGACCCAGATGCAATTCCTAGTCCA ATTCAAGTGATTGAAGATGACAGAAATAACTGTGGGTCAGAACCATTTGTCACTGGAGTGAGAGGGCAGGTCCCACCTCTTGTTACTACAGATTTCTTGGTCAAGGATCAAg GTAACGCAAGCCCCCGCTACATAAGATGCACATCTTACAATATTCCCTGCACCTCAGATATGGCCAAACAGTCCCAAGTTCCTCTAGCTGCTGTCATAAAACCGCTGGCTACTCTACGCCCAGAGGAG ACCCTTCCTTATTTAGTAGATCATGGAGAATCCGGTCCTGTCCGATGTAATAGGTGCAAGGCTTACATGTGCCCTTTTATGCAATTCATTGAGGGTGGAAGGAGGTTCCAGTGttgtttctgcagctgtgtCACTGAGG TGCCACCTCACTACTTCCAGCATTTGGATCATACTGGAAAGCGAGTAGACTTCTGTGACCGACCTGAGTTATCATTGGGGTCTTACGAGTTTCTAGCAACAGTTGACTATTGCAAG AATAACAAGTTTCCCAGTCcacctgctttcattttcatgatCGATGTGTCTTACAATGCTGTAAAGAGTGGCTTAGTGAGACTAATATGTGAAGAATTAAAGTCGCTCCTAGATTACCTACCCAG GGAAGGCAACATGGAAGAGTCAGCCATTCGAGTGGGCTTTGTCACCTACAACAAAGTGTTACACTTCTACAATGTGAAAAGCTCCCTGGCACAGCCACAAATGATGGTTGTCTCAGATGTGGCAGATATGTTTGTGCCTCTCCTTGATGGTTTTCTGGTGAATGTGAACGAGTCCAGGACAGTTATTGCCAG TTTGCTGGATCAGATTCCAGAAATGTTTGCAGacacaagagaaacagaaactgtTTTTGCACCCGTGATTcaagcagggctggaggcaCTGAAG gcagctgagTGTGCTGGAAAGCTCTTCATTTTCCACACCTCTCTGCCCATCGCAGAGGCCCCAGGGAAGTTAAAGAACAGGGATGATAAGAAACTGATCAACACAGATAAGGAGAAG ACTTTGTTTCAGCCGCAGACAAGCTTTTACAACAACTTGGCCAAGGACTGTGTGACCCAGGGCTGCTGTGTGGATCTGTTCCTGTTTCCAAACCAGTATTTGGATGTGGCGACACTAGGTGTAGTCACTTACCAGACTGGAGGCTCCATTTATAAGTATGCATATTTCCAG CTGGAGACCGACCAGGATAGGTTCCTCAATGACTTGAGAAGAGATGTCCAGAAAGAAGTGGGATTTGATGCTGTAATGAGAGTGCGCACAAGCACAG gtatTCGAGCAACTGACTTCTTTGGAGCTTTCTATATGAGCAACACCACTGATGTAGAGATGGCAGGTTTGGACTGTGATAAAACAATCACAGTGGAATTCAAGCACGATGACAAACTGAGTGAAGACAGTGGTGCACTCCTTCAG TGTGCTCTGTTATATACAAGTTGTGCAGGACAGCGACGACTCCGCATTCACAACCTGTCCTTAAACTGCTGCACACAGCTTGCTGACCTCTATCGAAACTGTGAGACAGACACACTCATCAATTACTTGGCCAAATATG CATATCGTGGAGTTCTGAGTAGTCCAGTAAAGACTGTACGAGATGCACTGATCAACCAGTGTGCCCAGATCCTAGCTTGCTATAGAAAGAACTGCGCTAGTCCCTCTTCTGCTGGCCAG CTGATCCTTCCTGAATGCATGAAGCTGCTTCCTGTGTACTTGAATTGCGTGTTGAAGAGCGACGTCCTTCAGCCTGGTCTAGAGGTCACAACAGATGACCGAGCTTACATTCGTCAGTTAGTCACATCCATGGATGTGGctgaaacaaatgttttcttttatcctagGCTTTTGCCCCTG ACTAAAGCAGATGTTGACAGTGACTCCTTGCCAGCAGCAATCCGGAACTCAGAAGAACGTCTTTCCAAGGGTGACATATACCTGCTGGAGAATGGGCTGAACATCTTTGTGTGGGTGGGAGTCAATGTGCAACAAGGCTTGATCCAGAACCTCTTTGGAGTGTCATCCTTCAGTCAGATTAGCAATGGCTTG AGTACCCTGCCTGTCTTGGAAAATCCCTTTTCAAAGAAAGTACGATCTATTATTGACATGCTTCAAATGCAGAGATCCCGCTACATGAAG ttaaTAATTGTGAAGCAAGAAGATAAGCTGGAAATGCTGTTCAAACACTTCCTAGTGGAGGACAAGAGCCTGAGTGGGGGGGCTTCATATGTGGACTTCCTGTGTCACATGCACAAGGAGATTCGGCAACTACTGAGCTAG
- the SEC24C gene encoding protein transport protein Sec24C isoform X2 — MSVNQQAHTGPPYGQPQPGYQGYQQPAYGGQPLPGVPQLQYGAYNGPMPGYQQPAPPQGYFPSLGFPSKGSPVSLNSDTSSLAPNFIGSLRAPSTSGASLPSDHLTYSPFGQGDVQNGIPASAAPMQRPPASQPYLPGSASMPVTQTPTFQQYGPPPTSVQQLSKHMAGMTVGIIAASAPPPAGLGYGAPRPPTMPGPPLPGQTAAGPPASQPNHVFSPPPPSSVSGPQPGPLMSGLHGPPPPTHPPQPGYQMQQNGSFGQVRGPQPNCGAAYPGPPNYGRQPGPPPPPKRLDPDSIPSPIQVIEDDRNNCGSEPFVTGVRGQVPPLVTTDFLVKDQGNASPRYIRCTSYNIPCTSDMAKQSQVPLAAVIKPLATLRPEETLPYLVDHGESGPVRCNRCKAYMCPFMQFIEGGRRFQCCFCSCVTEVPPHYFQHLDHTGKRVDFCDRPELSLGSYEFLATVDYCKNNKFPSPPAFIFMIDVSYNAVKSGLVRLICEELKSLLDYLPREGNMEESAIRVGFVTYNKVLHFYNVKSSLAQPQMMVVSDVADMFVPLLDGFLVNVNESRTVIASLLDQIPEMFADTRETETVFAPVIQAGLEALKAAECAGKLFIFHTSLPIAEAPGKLKNRDDKKLINTDKEKTLFQPQTSFYNNLAKDCVTQGCCVDLFLFPNQYLDVATLGVVTYQTGGSIYKYAYFQLETDQDRFLNDLRRDVQKEVGFDAVMRVRTSTGIRATDFFGAFYMSNTTDVEMAGLDCDKTITVEFKHDDKLSEDSGALLQCALLYTSCAGQRRLRIHNLSLNCCTQLADLYRNCETDTLINYLAKYAYRGVLSSPVKTVRDALINQCAQILACYRKNCASPSSAGQLILPECMKLLPVYLNCVLKSDVLQPGLEVTTDDRAYIRQLVTSMDVAETNVFFYPRLLPLTKADVDSDSLPAAIRNSEERLSKGDIYLLENGLNIFVWVGVNVQQGLIQNLFGVSSFSQISNGLSTLPVLENPFSKKVRSIIDMLQMQRSRYMKLIIVKQEDKLEMLFKHFLVEDKSLSGGASYVDFLCHMHKEIRQLLS, encoded by the exons ATGAGTGTAAACCAGCAAGCTCACACAGGGCCTCCGTATGGGCAACCTCAGCCTGGATATCAGGGATACCAGCAGCCTGCCTACGGAGGACAGCCATTGCCAGGGGTTCCTCAATTGCAGTATGGAGCTTATAATGGTCCGATGCCAGGATATCAACAGCCAGCCCCTCCACAAG GTTACTTTCCTTCCTTGGGGTTCCCTTCGAAGGGCTCTCCTGTTTCTCTCAACTCTGACACTTCTTCTCTTGCACCTAATTTCATAG GCTCATTAAGAGCCCCTTCAACATCTGGAGCATCTCTTCCTTCTGATCACCTGACATACAGTCCATTTGGACAGGGAGATGTGCAGAATGGGATTCCAGCCTCAGCAGCCCCGATGCAGAG GCCACCTGCTTCTCAGCCGTATCTGCCAGGCTCAGCATCCATGCCTGTCACCCAGACACCTACGTTCCAGCAATATGGTCCCCCCCCAACCAGTGTACAGCAGCTCAGCAAGCACATGGCAGGGATGACAGTTGGCATTATTGCAGCCTCTGCTCCTCCCCCAGCAGGACTAGGATATG GTGCCCCAAGGCCACCTACCATGCCAGGCCCACCACTGCCTGGGCAGACAGCTGCTGGACCACCAGCCTCCCAGCCTAATCATGTATTCTCACCACCACCTCCATCATCTGTGTCAGGGCCACAGCCTGGGCCTCTCATGAGTGGCCTCCATGGACCCCCTCCTCCAACTCATCCTCCTCAGCCAGGATACCAAATGCAGCAGAACG GTTCCTTTGGGCAGGTGAGGGGTCCTCAACCAAACTGTGGAGCAGCCTATCCAGGACCACCAAATTATGGAAGGCAACCTGGACCACCACCTCCACCCAAACGCTTGGATCCAGATTCCATTCCGAGCCCT ATTCAAGTGATTGAAGATGACAGAAATAACTGTGGGTCAGAACCATTTGTCACTGGAGTGAGAGGGCAGGTCCCACCTCTTGTTACTACAGATTTCTTGGTCAAGGATCAAg GTAACGCAAGCCCCCGCTACATAAGATGCACATCTTACAATATTCCCTGCACCTCAGATATGGCCAAACAGTCCCAAGTTCCTCTAGCTGCTGTCATAAAACCGCTGGCTACTCTACGCCCAGAGGAG ACCCTTCCTTATTTAGTAGATCATGGAGAATCCGGTCCTGTCCGATGTAATAGGTGCAAGGCTTACATGTGCCCTTTTATGCAATTCATTGAGGGTGGAAGGAGGTTCCAGTGttgtttctgcagctgtgtCACTGAGG TGCCACCTCACTACTTCCAGCATTTGGATCATACTGGAAAGCGAGTAGACTTCTGTGACCGACCTGAGTTATCATTGGGGTCTTACGAGTTTCTAGCAACAGTTGACTATTGCAAG AATAACAAGTTTCCCAGTCcacctgctttcattttcatgatCGATGTGTCTTACAATGCTGTAAAGAGTGGCTTAGTGAGACTAATATGTGAAGAATTAAAGTCGCTCCTAGATTACCTACCCAG GGAAGGCAACATGGAAGAGTCAGCCATTCGAGTGGGCTTTGTCACCTACAACAAAGTGTTACACTTCTACAATGTGAAAAGCTCCCTGGCACAGCCACAAATGATGGTTGTCTCAGATGTGGCAGATATGTTTGTGCCTCTCCTTGATGGTTTTCTGGTGAATGTGAACGAGTCCAGGACAGTTATTGCCAG TTTGCTGGATCAGATTCCAGAAATGTTTGCAGacacaagagaaacagaaactgtTTTTGCACCCGTGATTcaagcagggctggaggcaCTGAAG gcagctgagTGTGCTGGAAAGCTCTTCATTTTCCACACCTCTCTGCCCATCGCAGAGGCCCCAGGGAAGTTAAAGAACAGGGATGATAAGAAACTGATCAACACAGATAAGGAGAAG ACTTTGTTTCAGCCGCAGACAAGCTTTTACAACAACTTGGCCAAGGACTGTGTGACCCAGGGCTGCTGTGTGGATCTGTTCCTGTTTCCAAACCAGTATTTGGATGTGGCGACACTAGGTGTAGTCACTTACCAGACTGGAGGCTCCATTTATAAGTATGCATATTTCCAG CTGGAGACCGACCAGGATAGGTTCCTCAATGACTTGAGAAGAGATGTCCAGAAAGAAGTGGGATTTGATGCTGTAATGAGAGTGCGCACAAGCACAG gtatTCGAGCAACTGACTTCTTTGGAGCTTTCTATATGAGCAACACCACTGATGTAGAGATGGCAGGTTTGGACTGTGATAAAACAATCACAGTGGAATTCAAGCACGATGACAAACTGAGTGAAGACAGTGGTGCACTCCTTCAG TGTGCTCTGTTATATACAAGTTGTGCAGGACAGCGACGACTCCGCATTCACAACCTGTCCTTAAACTGCTGCACACAGCTTGCTGACCTCTATCGAAACTGTGAGACAGACACACTCATCAATTACTTGGCCAAATATG CATATCGTGGAGTTCTGAGTAGTCCAGTAAAGACTGTACGAGATGCACTGATCAACCAGTGTGCCCAGATCCTAGCTTGCTATAGAAAGAACTGCGCTAGTCCCTCTTCTGCTGGCCAG CTGATCCTTCCTGAATGCATGAAGCTGCTTCCTGTGTACTTGAATTGCGTGTTGAAGAGCGACGTCCTTCAGCCTGGTCTAGAGGTCACAACAGATGACCGAGCTTACATTCGTCAGTTAGTCACATCCATGGATGTGGctgaaacaaatgttttcttttatcctagGCTTTTGCCCCTG ACTAAAGCAGATGTTGACAGTGACTCCTTGCCAGCAGCAATCCGGAACTCAGAAGAACGTCTTTCCAAGGGTGACATATACCTGCTGGAGAATGGGCTGAACATCTTTGTGTGGGTGGGAGTCAATGTGCAACAAGGCTTGATCCAGAACCTCTTTGGAGTGTCATCCTTCAGTCAGATTAGCAATGGCTTG AGTACCCTGCCTGTCTTGGAAAATCCCTTTTCAAAGAAAGTACGATCTATTATTGACATGCTTCAAATGCAGAGATCCCGCTACATGAAG ttaaTAATTGTGAAGCAAGAAGATAAGCTGGAAATGCTGTTCAAACACTTCCTAGTGGAGGACAAGAGCCTGAGTGGGGGGGCTTCATATGTGGACTTCCTGTGTCACATGCACAAGGAGATTCGGCAACTACTGAGCTAG